A region of Subtercola boreus DNA encodes the following proteins:
- a CDS encoding HNH endonuclease signature motif containing protein gives MTRESLTIDRPEAAAPTPTAPASLVVPVPSKRERFAAAVSAVIAQHKAVAAAHAHLADLIEEARQAGTALHTVDSFTGGPQWSSEMVVERQIITELAVALHLSENDTRRLLHTSEGLAGPFTATRAALQSGAISYRHAEKIVHHSHTLPVASFPAYEHALLPHARTVTVQRLDTLARAATETAQPTTAVQRHLDAANRRRLDLDPATDGMAYLTLYIPAVEAVAIHNRATDLARSTKQSGDPRSLTHLRVDTLTDLLLNAEPTTPGTTPGIRARIHVTVPALTLLHHNPPTDTHTSPRASSTTSPSSTSTSTSTKAGSRATSTDPTGIDPTSTDTPGDLTGGHGWANLEGYGPIDQLTALHLTRNAPSFTRVLTDPATGCALGYGRQKYKPPADLDELIRLTHTHCTFPHCPETSATADLDHTIPWNNQGTTDLRNLSPLCSSHHKVKHHTEWNIQQTPDGTITWTSPAGHQYTVDPTPLAPPEVRFDNGLGTPAPF, from the coding sequence ATGACGCGAGAATCCCTCACCATCGATCGGCCGGAAGCGGCGGCACCAACGCCGACCGCGCCCGCCTCGTTGGTGGTACCGGTTCCGTCGAAGCGTGAACGTTTCGCGGCCGCGGTGTCCGCTGTCATCGCGCAGCACAAAGCCGTCGCTGCCGCCCACGCCCACCTCGCCGACCTGATCGAGGAGGCCCGCCAAGCGGGGACCGCGCTGCATACGGTCGATTCGTTCACCGGCGGCCCGCAATGGTCCTCCGAGATGGTCGTGGAACGGCAGATCATCACCGAACTCGCCGTCGCCCTGCACCTGTCAGAGAACGACACCCGACGCCTCCTGCACACCAGCGAAGGGTTGGCCGGCCCGTTCACCGCCACCCGGGCAGCCCTCCAGTCCGGTGCGATCTCGTACCGGCACGCCGAGAAGATCGTGCACCACAGCCACACGTTGCCTGTCGCCTCGTTCCCGGCGTACGAACACGCCCTGCTCCCGCACGCCCGGACAGTCACCGTGCAACGCCTCGACACGCTCGCAAGGGCCGCCACCGAAACCGCGCAACCCACGACCGCCGTGCAACGCCACCTCGACGCCGCCAACCGGCGACGCCTGGACCTTGACCCCGCCACCGACGGCATGGCCTACCTCACCCTCTACATCCCCGCCGTCGAAGCCGTCGCGATCCACAACCGCGCCACCGACCTCGCCCGCTCCACCAAACAATCCGGCGACCCGAGATCCCTCACCCACCTCCGCGTCGACACCCTCACCGACCTCCTCCTCAACGCCGAACCCACCACCCCCGGCACCACCCCCGGCATCCGCGCCCGCATCCACGTCACCGTCCCCGCCCTCACCCTCCTCCACCACAACCCACCCACCGACACCCACACCAGCCCCCGGGCGAGCAGCACCACCAGCCCCAGCAGCACCAGCACCAGCACCAGCACCAAGGCCGGCAGTCGGGCCACCAGCACTGACCCCACCGGCATTGACCCCACCAGCACCGATACCCCCGGCGACCTGACCGGCGGGCACGGGTGGGCGAACCTCGAAGGCTACGGACCCATCGACCAGCTCACCGCCCTCCACCTCACCCGCAACGCACCCAGCTTCACCCGCGTGCTCACCGACCCCGCCACCGGCTGCGCCCTCGGCTACGGACGACAGAAATACAAACCCCCCGCTGACCTCGACGAACTCATCCGCCTCACCCACACCCACTGCACCTTCCCCCACTGCCCCGAAACATCAGCGACCGCGGACCTCGACCACACCATCCCCTGGAACAACCAAGGCACCACAGACCTTCGCAACCTCAGCCCCCTCTGCAGCAGCCACCACAAAGTCAAACACCACACCGAATGGAACATCCAACAAACCCCCGACGGCACCATCACCTGGACCTCACCCGCCGGCCACCAATACACCGTCGACCCCACACCCCTCGCCCCACCCGAAGTCCGATTCGACAACGGACTCGGCACACCCGCACCCTTCTGA